A portion of the Bacteroidota bacterium genome contains these proteins:
- the ltrA gene encoding group II intron reverse transcriptase/maturase — MIEQVLNRRNVMRAYRQVLSNKGSAGVDGMTVTELYEHLTKNRERIASELRQGSYLPQAILGVEIPKGNGKTRLLGIPTVTDRLLQQAVGQVIAIKFEMEFEDFSYGFRPNRNAQQAVLKAQEYINSGYHHIVDIDLKSFFDEVDHCILLQLLYRKVKCPLTLRLIRKWLRAPILINGKLTKRRKGVPQGSPLSPLLSNIMLNELDKEMERQGLKYVRYADDFSIYTKSNYAARKTGNSIYLFLKNKLKLPINRDKSGIRKPVHFTMLGFGFVPTYVKGEKGKYQLVVSDKSWKSLKQKLKTITRKTTPCTFDERIQRIKEVQRGWLGYFRMASIQSKLKDLDGWLRNRLRYCIWSRLRREKKPERKRKNLIRLGIDHDHAYAWSRTRMGGWAVAQSPILGTTITLERLCKRGYVSMLSVYEKIAPHLNEPSRLRRDGVRGAPVGVFAHRPSTRL, encoded by the coding sequence ATGATCGAGCAGGTATTAAACCGGAGAAACGTAATGCGGGCATACCGTCAGGTATTGTCGAACAAAGGTTCGGCAGGCGTGGATGGCATGACCGTAACGGAACTGTATGAACACCTGACCAAAAACAGGGAACGTATAGCATCGGAATTACGGCAAGGGAGCTACCTGCCACAAGCCATCCTTGGGGTAGAAATACCCAAGGGCAACGGGAAGACACGCCTATTAGGCATTCCGACAGTTACCGACCGACTATTGCAGCAAGCAGTGGGACAGGTAATAGCCATCAAATTCGAGATGGAATTTGAGGATTTCAGTTACGGATTCCGCCCCAATCGCAACGCACAACAAGCGGTATTGAAAGCGCAGGAATACATAAACTCGGGTTATCACCACATTGTGGATATTGACCTGAAGAGTTTCTTTGACGAAGTTGACCATTGTATCCTACTGCAATTGCTGTACCGCAAGGTAAAATGTCCGCTCACCTTACGCCTTATCCGCAAATGGCTGAGAGCACCCATACTTATCAATGGAAAGCTTACCAAGCGCAGGAAAGGTGTACCGCAGGGAAGCCCGCTCAGTCCATTGTTATCGAATATCATGCTGAATGAACTCGATAAAGAAATGGAACGACAGGGGCTAAAGTATGTCCGATATGCTGACGACTTTAGTATTTATACGAAAAGTAACTACGCAGCCCGAAAAACCGGGAACAGCATATACTTGTTTCTCAAGAATAAGTTAAAACTACCCATAAACCGGGATAAAAGCGGAATACGCAAACCTGTACACTTTACGATGTTGGGTTTTGGATTTGTGCCCACCTATGTAAAGGGAGAGAAAGGCAAGTACCAGTTGGTGGTAAGCGACAAAAGCTGGAAATCACTCAAGCAGAAACTCAAAACCATCACACGCAAGACCACTCCATGCACCTTCGATGAACGTATCCAACGGATCAAAGAGGTTCAACGGGGATGGCTCGGATACTTCCGAATGGCAAGTATTCAGAGCAAACTCAAGGACCTTGATGGCTGGCTGCGAAATCGTTTAAGGTACTGCATCTGGTCCCGCCTCAGGCGGGAGAAGAAGCCTGAGCGGAAAAGAAAAAACCTTATACGACTTGGGATTGACCATGACCATGCTTACGCTTGGAGCCGTACGAGAATGGGAGGTTGGGCAGTAGCCCAAAGCCCTATTCTTGGCACGACTATTACCTTGGAACGCTTGTGTAAAAGAGGTTATGTATCAATGCTTTCAGTTTACGAGAAAATTGCTCCACATCTTAATGAACCGTCCCGCCTCAGGCGGGATGGTGTGAGAGGCGCTCCGGTGGGCGTTTTTGCTCACCGGCCGTCTACTCGATTGTAA